One window from the genome of Aptenodytes patagonicus chromosome 4, bAptPat1.pri.cur, whole genome shotgun sequence encodes:
- the TNIP2 gene encoding TNFAIP3-interacting protein 2 isoform X2, with amino-acid sequence MHLAGLLLALEKKEKGQQRDRGSPSPAMCSEVQKLNQQLEEKNGEIQQMINQPPYEKEREILRLQKSLAEREKAQATSDVLCRSLTDETHQLQRKLASTAEMCQHLAKCLEEKQRKEKGNSDDRIPTERSNQLLDNETSLQALICNLQDENRMLKQKVSHVEDLNAKWQKYDASRDEYVKRLHLQLKEMKSQLEQQHGITSAQTNSDLMHKEIFRLNKLLEEKMNECIKTKRELEDVKKASEGDNERIQMLEQQVLVYKDDFTSERSDRERAQSKIQELQAEVACLQHQLARRQDSRDTSSHFRVHIGNQNHMFVQTNVEHLRGNSPGQTGMRRTSSQSEQASPAVDNGNSGSEGRAQGELRCPHCMRFFSDELSDEFLKHVAECCQ; translated from the exons ATGCACCTGGCCGGATTACTGCTCgccctggagaagaaagagaaggggcAGCAGCGTGACCGCGGCTCGCCTTCCCCAGCCATGTGCTCG GAAGTACAGAAGTTGAATCAGCAACTAGAGGAGAAAAATGGAGAGATACAGCAGATGATAAATCAGCCTCCATacgaaaaggagagagaaatcttACGACTTCAGAAGAGcttggcagagagagagaaggctCAGGCCACCAGCGATGTTTTGTGCCGTTCACTCACCGATGAAACTCACCAACTTCAACGCAAATTAGCATCCACAGCAGAAATGTGTCAACATCTGGCAAAATGTCtagaagagaagcaaaggaaagagaaggggaattCAGATGACCGGATACCTACCGAAAGATCTAATCAG cttttagACAACGAAACTTCACTTCAAGCTCTTATCTGCAACCTACAAGATGAAAACAGgatgttaaaacaaaaagtatCTCAT GTGGAAGACTTAAATGCAAAATGGCAGAAATACGATGCAAGTAGGGACGAGTATGTGAAGCGACTCCACTTGCAGCTAAAAGAGATGAAGTCGCAACTGGAGCAGCAGCACGGCATAACTTCAGCACAAACGAATTCTGACCTGATGCACAAAGAGATATTCCGGTTAAACAagctactggaagaaaaaatgaatgaatgcataaaaacaaagagagaatTGGAAGATGTGAAGAAGGCTAGTGAAGGAGATAATGAGCGCATACAAATGCTGGAGCAACAG GTCCTAGTTTATAAAGATGATTTCACATCTGAGAGATCAGACAGAGAACGAGCACAGAGTAAAATACAAGAGCTTCAGGCAGAAGTTGCATGTCTGCAACACCAGCTAGCAAGACGACAG gaCTCAAGAGACACAAGTAGTCATTTCAGAGTTCACATTGGTAACCAAAATCACATGTTTGTACAGACAAATGTTGAACATCTACGAGGCAATAGCCCGGGCCAAACAGGCATGAGAAGAACATCTTCACAGTCTGAACAAGCTTCTCCAGCTGTGGACAATGGAAACTCAGGATCCGAGGGCAGGGCACAGGGTGAACTTAGATGCCCTCATTGTATGAGGTTTTTCAGTGATGAACTCAGTGATGAATTCCTCAAGCATGTTGCTGAATGTTGTCAGTGA
- the TNIP2 gene encoding TNFAIP3-interacting protein 2 isoform X1, producing MHLAGLLLALEKKEKGQQRDRGSPSPAMCSVSEGSSTDPLVARFKQVEETLEKLHRENRSLKNKVPRYNALCTLYHESAQQLKQLQLQLAAKEATIRELRSSLAQPQQPAAGGEAGAAGAEPARSLVESLLEQLGQARAQLRDSEQLSARRVEALSQEVQKLNQQLEEKNGEIQQMINQPPYEKEREILRLQKSLAEREKAQATSDVLCRSLTDETHQLQRKLASTAEMCQHLAKCLEEKQRKEKGNSDDRIPTERSNQLLDNETSLQALICNLQDENRMLKQKVSHVEDLNAKWQKYDASRDEYVKRLHLQLKEMKSQLEQQHGITSAQTNSDLMHKEIFRLNKLLEEKMNECIKTKRELEDVKKASEGDNERIQMLEQQVLVYKDDFTSERSDRERAQSKIQELQAEVACLQHQLARRQDSRDTSSHFRVHIGNQNHMFVQTNVEHLRGNSPGQTGMRRTSSQSEQASPAVDNGNSGSEGRAQGELRCPHCMRFFSDELSDEFLKHVAECCQ from the exons ATGCACCTGGCCGGATTACTGCTCgccctggagaagaaagagaaggggcAGCAGCGTGACCGCGGCTCGCCTTCCCCAGCCATGTGCTCGGTAAGCGAGGGTAGCAGTACAGACCCCTTGGTGGCCCGCTTCAAACAGGTGGAGGAGACGCTGGAGAAGCTGCACCGGGAAAACAGGAGCTTGAAGAATAAAGTGCCTCGGTACAACGCGCTCTGCACCTTGTACCACGAGTCCGCTCAGCAACTgaagcagctccagctgcagctggctgccAAGGAGGCGACCATCCGGGAGCTGcggagcagcctggcccagccgcagcagccggcggcgggcggcgaggcgggggcggcgggcgcggagccggccCGCTCGCTGGTGGAGAGCCTGCTAGAGCAGCTGGGCCAGGCCAGGGCGCAGCTCAGGGACAGCGAGCAACTCTCGGCGCGAAGAGTGGAAGCTCTGAGCCAG GAAGTACAGAAGTTGAATCAGCAACTAGAGGAGAAAAATGGAGAGATACAGCAGATGATAAATCAGCCTCCATacgaaaaggagagagaaatcttACGACTTCAGAAGAGcttggcagagagagagaaggctCAGGCCACCAGCGATGTTTTGTGCCGTTCACTCACCGATGAAACTCACCAACTTCAACGCAAATTAGCATCCACAGCAGAAATGTGTCAACATCTGGCAAAATGTCtagaagagaagcaaaggaaagagaaggggaattCAGATGACCGGATACCTACCGAAAGATCTAATCAG cttttagACAACGAAACTTCACTTCAAGCTCTTATCTGCAACCTACAAGATGAAAACAGgatgttaaaacaaaaagtatCTCAT GTGGAAGACTTAAATGCAAAATGGCAGAAATACGATGCAAGTAGGGACGAGTATGTGAAGCGACTCCACTTGCAGCTAAAAGAGATGAAGTCGCAACTGGAGCAGCAGCACGGCATAACTTCAGCACAAACGAATTCTGACCTGATGCACAAAGAGATATTCCGGTTAAACAagctactggaagaaaaaatgaatgaatgcataaaaacaaagagagaatTGGAAGATGTGAAGAAGGCTAGTGAAGGAGATAATGAGCGCATACAAATGCTGGAGCAACAG GTCCTAGTTTATAAAGATGATTTCACATCTGAGAGATCAGACAGAGAACGAGCACAGAGTAAAATACAAGAGCTTCAGGCAGAAGTTGCATGTCTGCAACACCAGCTAGCAAGACGACAG gaCTCAAGAGACACAAGTAGTCATTTCAGAGTTCACATTGGTAACCAAAATCACATGTTTGTACAGACAAATGTTGAACATCTACGAGGCAATAGCCCGGGCCAAACAGGCATGAGAAGAACATCTTCACAGTCTGAACAAGCTTCTCCAGCTGTGGACAATGGAAACTCAGGATCCGAGGGCAGGGCACAGGGTGAACTTAGATGCCCTCATTGTATGAGGTTTTTCAGTGATGAACTCAGTGATGAATTCCTCAAGCATGTTGCTGAATGTTGTCAGTGA